In the Nocardia asteroides genome, TGTCAGCCACGCTGCCCCGAATCGGCATTTCCGGGACAAGCAGGCGCTGCTCGACGCACTGGCGCTGGTCGGCTTCGAACGGCTGGCCGCGCTGTACGCGGATGCGGCCATCGACGGGACGTTCTCCGAACGCGTGTTCGCGACCGCGCGTATCCATCTCCGGTTCGCTGTCGACAACCCGGCACTGCTCACTTTGATGTTCAGCCGCAAGAACAGTGCCGACGTCGGCACCGAATTGGCCGCGGCGATGCAGCAGACCTTCGCCTCGGCCATCACACTGATGGCCGAGGGGCAGAGCAGCGGCGAGGTGGTACCCGGTGATCCGGTGCGGCTCAGCATGCTGCTCGCGGCCGCCGTCCATGGTCTGGCCGACTTCGTCGTCTCGGGATTCCTCACCGAGGAGGTGGCCGAGGAGTTACTGCGGGAGACCATCACCAACTTCATACTCGGATTTCGACTTCAGTCCTGACGGACCGGACGACGACGCCGTCTCGAACCGGTAGTGGTCGATCGGGAAATGCCGGCTCCGCCACCGCGCTTCGACCAGCGTCGACGGCCGCAGATAAGCCATATCCCCCTGCGAATTCACATAATACGTACGCAGTCCTTTGTTCTGGACGGTGAAATAGTGACTGATCAGTGTGCCGCGCCTGCGCACCTGCTCGTGGTACGCGTCATGGACCGATCGGCGCACTTCGACGACGGTGGCGCCGCGCTCGAGCCCCGCGGAGATGGCCCGGATCGCGTGGGTGGCACTCACTTCGACCAGCGTGTGCCAACCGGACCCGGTCCACGAGTA is a window encoding:
- a CDS encoding TetR/AcrR family transcriptional regulator, which codes for MNRPRAYHHGDLRAELLERAEATLRTSGVDSLTLRQLARETGVSHAAPNRHFRDKQALLDALALVGFERLAALYADAAIDGTFSERVFATARIHLRFAVDNPALLTLMFSRKNSADVGTELAAAMQQTFASAITLMAEGQSSGEVVPGDPVRLSMLLAAAVHGLADFVVSGFLTEEVAEELLRETITNFILGFRLQS